In Shewanella psychrotolerans, the genomic stretch GAATTATTTGAAGGTTGTCTTCAGAATAAAAAAGTTCTTATCGTTACTAATGATACAGTAGCGCCCTTGTACTTAGAACAGGTACAGGCGCTATTGAATCCTCTCCTATGTGCAACACCTGTCATTTTGCCAGACGGTGAAAAGTACAAAACTCTCACACAAATGGATGATATCTTTACCTCACTGCTGTCGCAGAATATGGGGCGAGATACTGTATTGCTGGCTTTGGGCGGTGGTGTCGTTGGTGATATGACCGGATTTGCCGCAGCTTGCTATCAGCGTGGTGTCGATTTCATTCAGGTTCCCACAACGCTTTTATCCCAAGTTGACTCTTCTGTTGGAGGTAAAACTGCGGTCAATCACCCTATGGGTAAAAACATGATTGGGGCGTTTTATCAGCCACAACTTGTGGTGATCGATACTGTATGTTTATCGACTCTTCCCGCAAGAGAGTTTGCTGCTGGTATGGCTGAGGTGATTAAGTACGGCATTATTTGGGACCAAGCATTTTTTGAGTGGTTGGAAAATAATGTCGACGCGCTTAAGTCACTCGATGAGTCTGCTTTAAAATATGCAATTGCTCGTTGCTGCCAGATAAAAGCCGATGTGGTTGCTCAGGATGAAACCGAGCAAAGTGTCAGAGCGCTGCTTAATCTGGGCCATACATTTGGTCATGCTATCGAGGCCGAAATGGGTTATGGCGTTTGGCTCCATGGTGAAGCTGTCGCTGTCGGCACAGTCCTTGCTGCACAAACTGCATATAAGATGGCCTTGATTGATGAGTCAATTGTTTGTCGTATCATTACGATATTTGAAGCATTTGATTTACCTGTAGAGGCTCCAGAATCGATGAATTTTGACCAGTTCATCAAGCATATGCGGCGAGATAAGAAAGTGTTACAAGGCAAGCTTCGTTTGGTATTACCTGAGGGTTTAGGCCAAGCAGGTATTTATAGCGAAGTCCCTGAATCACTTTTGGAAGAGGTTATCGGCCGCGCTTAGCATTTGTGTGGTGACTCCGTGACTTTTCAAGCATCAATATTATTACCTAGCCAAGAATCCTTACTGCATCGTCTGCAGCATGTGGTGTTATATGGTCAGCAGTTAACTGTTTTGACGGGGGATGAGGGCGCAGGGAAAACAACTATCGTCACCGCTCTTGTCGATGAATTAGAGGGTGTTAGTTCAGCATTAGTTACTTGTCCGCAACACGCCGAAAGTGCAGAAATTCGCCGTAAAATATTGGTTCAATTACTATCTGATCCTTTGTTTGATGATGAAGTGACTCTACCTGAAACCCTTGTTGAACTCTCTGATTCTTTACCTACCAGTTCTCATATCGTAATAGATGATGCCCATTATCTGCCGCTTGAGGTGTGGGCTGAATGTATTATCTTGAGTCAAATGTTGTTGACGGGGAAAAGTATCTCCTTAACCTTAACGGCTCCCAGTTCTTTCTTATCTGAACTGTTAACTCAATTACCTGAAAGTCAGCATCAACTGCTATTGCCTATGGCAATTGAGCCCCTGCCCGATGTTGAAAGAGAAGCGCTGTATTACTCGTTACTACATCGAAGTGAACAAACACCTTTTACACCCAGAGATATCGTTCGAGATCAGTTGCAACAGCAGCAAGGCTTACCTAGTGAAGTGGTTACACTGCTTTATTTAGCGTTACACGGTAAACCTGAAAAGGTTAAGTCTAGCCCTTGGTTATTGTTTTCTATCGTCACTATTACTCTTTTTTTCATTGCTCTTGTTGGGTATTTTATTATTGCCGATGATGATTCGTCTCACTTTACTCCTGAACAGACAGTCTCGTCGGTACGAGCGAGCCAGGATAACTACGCTTATGGTGAGGCTTTGCTATTTCCCTATTTTTCACAGCGCCAACAATGGGCCATTATAGAACCAGTAGGTGTTGAAGCCATCGACATCGACAATAAAAGTGAGGTCGATGGAAATGCTGATTTAGCGTTAAATGATGCTGCTAATAAACAGCAAGGTCTTGATAAACCATCGAATAAAAACGCTTCAGTTATTAATGAAGAAAATAGAGCGGATAATGTTGAGGTCTTCGCTGTTACTGCTAGCGAATTACCGACAGAGAAAGCGAGCCAGCTTGGGGTCGTCGAAGATAAGCCATCCACATCAGTTAGTGTGGAGCATCCGAGTTCAGGTTATACGTTGCAACTCGCTAGTGTTAAGAAACTCGAGTCGTTAGACGAAATTATAGATAAATTGGAGTCAACCAAAGAGATGCAGGTGGCTAGATATAAGCAGCGCTGGGTTATCTTATATGGGCAGTATGAGTCACAAGAGCAGGCTAGAAATGAAGCCAAGCGGCTGCAACAAGAGATGGGGCTTCAGTTACCTTGGTTACGCATGTGGGCAGATTTATCTCAATATCAGTTACAACAAGAGCTACCTAA encodes the following:
- a CDS encoding AAA family ATPase — encoded protein: MTFQASILLPSQESLLHRLQHVVLYGQQLTVLTGDEGAGKTTIVTALVDELEGVSSALVTCPQHAESAEIRRKILVQLLSDPLFDDEVTLPETLVELSDSLPTSSHIVIDDAHYLPLEVWAECIILSQMLLTGKSISLTLTAPSSFLSELLTQLPESQHQLLLPMAIEPLPDVEREALYYSLLHRSEQTPFTPRDIVRDQLQQQQGLPSEVVTLLYLALHGKPEKVKSSPWLLFSIVTITLFFIALVGYFIIADDDSSHFTPEQTVSSVRASQDNYAYGEALLFPYFSQRQQWAIIEPVGVEAIDIDNKSEVDGNADLALNDAANKQQGLDKPSNKNASVINEENRADNVEVFAVTASELPTEKASQLGVVEDKPSTSVSVEHPSSGYTLQLASVKKLESLDEIIDKLESTKEMQVARYKQRWVILYGQYESQEQARNEAKRLQQEMGLQLPWLRMWADLSQYQLQQELPNREIQ
- the aroB gene encoding 3-dehydroquinate synthase, giving the protein MEQIQVELGVRSYPIYIGPNLLKQPELFEGCLQNKKVLIVTNDTVAPLYLEQVQALLNPLLCATPVILPDGEKYKTLTQMDDIFTSLLSQNMGRDTVLLALGGGVVGDMTGFAAACYQRGVDFIQVPTTLLSQVDSSVGGKTAVNHPMGKNMIGAFYQPQLVVIDTVCLSTLPAREFAAGMAEVIKYGIIWDQAFFEWLENNVDALKSLDESALKYAIARCCQIKADVVAQDETEQSVRALLNLGHTFGHAIEAEMGYGVWLHGEAVAVGTVLAAQTAYKMALIDESIVCRIITIFEAFDLPVEAPESMNFDQFIKHMRRDKKVLQGKLRLVLPEGLGQAGIYSEVPESLLEEVIGRA